GAACTTGGCGAACGACGAGTCCTGGTGCGGCCGGACCGCGTTCCACTCGTCCTTGCGCGCCATCGGCACGATGACCTCGTTGAACAGCGGGTTGCCGAGGCGCGACACCTGCATCCACGGACCGGCGAAGCTCGCCCGGCCGCTCCGGTCGCGCAGGGTGGCCTTCTGGCGGTATGCCGCGCCCCACACGCCGATGGTGGCGCTCTGCTTCATCGGGTCGCGGGGGACGTCGTCGCGCTGGGTCGCCCGCGGGATGGGGATCTCGATGGCGATGGTGTGCACGTTGGCTCGGGCCAGGGAGTCCCGGCCGTCGGCGGCCGCCGTCGGGATGAGGTGCAGGTTCTGGAAGGGACGCAGGGTCCCCAGGTCGAACACCGACCCCAGGTCGACGAAGAAGGCGTCGGCCCGCTGGCCGGCGAAGACCCGCTCACCCCGGGGCATGGTGTAGATGGCCTCGTCGGCCAGCCCCGAGTAGTTCGGCGTCGACCGGGGGCCGACGTTGCAGGGCGGGCAGGCCAGGCCCTTGGCCAGCAGGGAGGCGCCCTGCCGGGTGATCCGCGTGACCGAGTAGGTCTGGCGGCGGTTCCAGTTGGCGCTCGTGAGGGAGTCGATCGGCCCGGTGTTGTACAGGAACGTGTTCGGGTTGGTGATCTTGTTCTCGAAGCGGAACTGGTAGGTGACGTCGGCCTTGCCGTCGCCGTTGTTGTCGATGTTGATCTGGTACGTCACGTCGTCACCGAACTCGTAGAAGTTCGGCCCACCCGCCGGTGCCTGCACCGGGACGTAGTTGGTGACGATGGTCACCGTGTTGTTGGGGGTGACGAAGGCGTACGTGTCGGTGTTGTCCGCAAGGGGGTCCTTCAGGATCGAAGGGGCTTCGCGATGGGACGACATCTCTTCCGTCCTCTCAGCTCTTGGCGGCGCGCAGCAGCCGAGCCGCCAGCGCCTTGTCGGTGAACGTGACCTCGCGTTCGCCGACGAGCACCTCGAGCTCTCCGGCGGCGGCGTTCGTCAGCTGGACCACGAGGGGTCCGTTCAGGTCGTCGATCTCGTCCTGGCTCAGGGCGGCCTCGTTGTCGTTGGCCGCGGAGAGCGCCCAGCCGGTACCGAACGCGGTTGCCGCGCCCGCTGCACCGACCGAGCCCGTGACGAGGAACGAACGTCGGGTGACTGGCTCCATGTCTTCCCCTTCCGCTCCACGCCGGATGCGTGGATGCGATGTCGGGAGG
This portion of the Acidimicrobiales bacterium genome encodes:
- a CDS encoding DUF4331 domain-containing protein, whose product is MSSHREAPSILKDPLADNTDTYAFVTPNNTVTIVTNYVPVQAPAGGPNFYEFGDDVTYQINIDNNGDGKADVTYQFRFENKITNPNTFLYNTGPIDSLTSANWNRRQTYSVTRITRQGASLLAKGLACPPCNVGPRSTPNYSGLADEAIYTMPRGERVFAGQRADAFFVDLGSVFDLGTLRPFQNLHLIPTAAADGRDSLARANVHTIAIEIPIPRATQRDDVPRDPMKQSATIGVWGAAYRQKATLRDRSGRASFAGPWMQVSRLGNPLFNEVIVPMARKDEWNAVRPHQDSSFAKFVAQPELAKLLPVLYPGVFPNLKALTKDRADLLAVLLTGIPAGLIPGFQNFTGRTQADMLRLNLAIPPSATPNRLGLLGGDLAGFPNGRRLTDDVVTIELRAVAGATYPLVDPTFTPDDAVSAVEDGTFNNPGRQLLDRFPYMGLPYSGYDVP